In Oncorhynchus tshawytscha isolate Ot180627B linkage group LG06, Otsh_v2.0, whole genome shotgun sequence, the following are encoded in one genomic region:
- the LOC112252551 gene encoding teashirt homolog 3: MPRRKQEAPKRAAAYSPEELEEMKEHAMEEVEEEGVDFQEDGEGSEKDLTKEALGDRDSIVGAELSAQEMDIESHVSDASDPLSDFETTSVDAEERLVKEPLNSLGAGHSLALDTPLALDTPLALDTPLALDTLEQMKTIYSSFLTNTYWSPLNFNPTPTPTQTLTHVEKPPRTSSSSSSSSSSSSYDWHQSAVAKSLQQQASQSRHHPHPSEPSLFSTVQLHRQNPRLYGNIFTGASKFRCKGCSAAYDTLVELTVHMNDTGHYRDDNHERGANGAKGHWSKPRKRSLLEMEGKEDAAKVLKCMYCGHSFESLQDLSVHMIKTKHYQKVPLKEPLAPVAAKMISRKRGPLSGSLDLPGSPSSREVTPKPKASLSGDPNDPSHKVSNPYITPSNRFGHQNGASYAWQFESRKSQILKCMECGSSHNTLQELTAHMMVTGHFLRVTNGNPPSKRGGRPVPDAASPSTVQATPPTQEGVQSIPLAPTFSPPPPSAISALPISPPLKDIKKEEMEDECTKDMVSHDKVSDEEVEEKFHNSTKYNYLTEEDLKESPKGGFDILKSLENTVTSAINKAQSGNPSCGGYPSIHAAYQFPNSLKLPQGSAEKSSPLKYLFTGGEGVLSSLSKSQLLIAPPTSQSYPHLNNFQAMEELVKKVTEKVAKVERRVKREVSPKREVSPKREVSPKREVSPKREVSPKREVSPKREVSPKREVHRPPCGSDAAESTGAESLLREWRAVTPANSDSSHSDRASPSARASRRKTVPLPASALSCSTAFITGHAPLEQPFVNPLSALQSVMNVHLGKAAKPTLPSQDPLSLLSRLSQSMAERAAVASSPTHTKRHPEPVACRGISQSNDDQPMDLTKGKRDRGGSMGSDPLTPSSTASSVSPSSMVTPAKMTVVSPFTSSSPLHENALSDISDMLRNLTQSSHHVSKPPSRTRITERVTDVVGSTTQDEAEGSMANKRKGRQSNWNPQHLLLLQAQFSSSLRPTSEGKYIMSDLSPQERMHVSRFTGLSMTTISHWLANVKYQLRRTGRTKFLKNLDSGQPVFFCSECASQIRTPAAYICHLEAHLGFRLKDLAKLSPKQTLRDSSKGGSDELPLLDPFLFSSAPSSQSQEEGSGTVYRCQLCIRKFASKHAIKLHLSKSHGKSPEDHLLYVSGMGKH; encoded by the exons ATGCCGCGGCGGAAACAAGAAGCGCCCAAGCGCGCGGCAG CCTACTCTCCAGAGGAGTTGGAGGAGATGAAGGAGCATGCGATGGAGGAGGTGGAAGAAGAGGGCGTGGACTTTCAAGAGGACGGAGAGGGCTCAGAAAAGGACCTCACCAAAGAGGCACTGGGTGACCGGGACTCCATTGTTGGGGCCGAGCTCTCTGCTCAGGAGATGGACATTGAATCACACGTGAGCGATGCCAGCGACCCCTTGTCAGACTTTGAGACCACCTCTGTCGACGCCGAGGAGAGGCTGGTCAAAGAGCCTCTGA ACTCCCTTGGAGCTGGACACTCCTTGGCGCTGGACACTCCCTTGGCGCTGGACACTCCCTTGGCGCTGGACACTCCCTTGGCGCTGGACACCCTGGAACAGATGAAGACCATCTACTCCAGCTTCCTGACCAACACTTATTGGTCGCCCCTGAACTTTAACCCCACCCCAACGCCAACTCAGACACTGACACATGTGGAGAAGCCACCGCGGACTAGCAGctctagcagcagcagtagcagcagcagtagttatgACTGGCACCAGTCCGCAGTGGCTAAGTCCCTGCAGCAGCAGGCCTCTCAGAGCCGCCACCACCCTCATCCCTCAGAGCCCAGTCTCTTCAGCACAGTGCAGCTCCATAGACAGAACCCCAGACTGTACGGCAACATCTTCACCGGGGCCAGCAAGTTCCGCTGCAAGGGATGCAGTGCCGCCTACGACACCCTGGTGGAGCTCACCGTGCACATGAATGACACGGGCCATTACCGCGATGACAACCATGAGAGGGGAGCCAACGGGGCCAAGGGGCACTGGTCTAAGCCTCGCAAGCGCTCCCTGCTGGAGATGGAAGGCAAGGAGGATGCTGCGAAGGTGCTGAAGTGCATGTACTGTGGCCACTCCTTCGAGTCCCTGCAGGACCTGAGCGTCCACATGATCAAGACCAAACACTACCAGAAAGTGCCTCTGAAGGAGCCACTGGCCCCTGTGGCAGCCAAAATGATCTCAAGGAAGAGAGGCCCACTCTCTGGGAGCCTGGACCTCCCTGGCTCCCCAAGTTCAAGAGAGGTGACCCCCAAACCCAAAGCCTCCCTGAGTGGTGACCCCAACGACCCCTCCCACAAGGTCTCCAACCCCTATATCACCCCCAGCAACCGCTTCGGCCACCAGAATGGCGCCAGCTATGCGTGGCAGTTTGAATCGCGCAAGTCCCAGATCCTCAAGTGCATGGAGTGCGGAAGTTCCCACAATACCCTGCAGGAGCTGACCGCCCACATGATGGTGACGGGTCACTTCCTCCGGGTCACCAATGGCAACCCCCCCAGCAAGAGAGGAGGCAGGCCCGTCCCAGATGCTGCCTCCCCCAGCACTGTACAGGCCACACCCCCCACACAGGAGGGGGTTCAGTCAATCCCATTGGCTCCTACATTctccccccctccaccctctgccATTTCAGCCCtgcccatctcccctcctctcaaagACATTaagaaagaggagatggaggacgAGTGTACCAAGGACATGGTCAGCCATGACAAGGTTTCGgacgaggaggtggaggagaagttTCACAACTCCACCAAGTATAACTATCTGACAGAGGAGGACCTGAAGGAGAGCCCCAAGGGTGGCTTCGACATTCTCAAGTCCCTGGAGAACACGGTGACTTCGGCCATCAACAAAGCCCAGAGTGGCAACCCCAGCTGCGGGGGATACCCCAGTATCCACGCTGCATATCAGTTCCCCAACTCCCTGAAGCTGCCCCAGGGTAGTGCTGAGAAGAGCTCCCCTCTCAAGTACCTATtcactggaggagagggggtgcTCTCTTCCCTCAGCAAGAGCCAGCTCCTGATCGCCCCACCGACTAGTCAGAGCTACCCCCACCTCAACAACTTCCAGGCCATGGAGGAGCTGGTTAAGAAGGTGACTGAGAAAGTGGCCAAAGTGGAgcggagggtaaagagagaggtgtcCCCCAAGAGAGAGGTGTCCCCCAAGAGAGAGGTGTCCCCCAAGAGAGAGGTGTCCCCCAAGAGAGAGGTGTCCCCCAAGAGAGAGGTGTCCCCCAAGAGAGAGGTGTCCCCCAAGAGAGAGGTGCACCGGCCCCCCTGTGGAAGTGACGCCGCAGAGTCCACTGGAGCAGAGTCCCTGCTTCGAGAGTGGAGGGCGGTGACTCCGGCTAACAGTGACAGTAGCCATAGCGACAGAGCCTCGCCGTCTGCGAGAGCGAGCAGGAGAAAAACGGTTCCGTTGCCTGCCTCTGCTCTGAGCTGCAGCACAGCCTTCATAACAGGCCACGCCCCTCTGGAGCAGCCCTTCGTTAACCCTTTAAGTGCTCTTCAATCTGTGATGAATGTCCACCTGGGGAAGGCAGCCAAGCCCACCCTGCCCAGTCAGGACCCTCTCAGTCTGCTGTCCAGGCTGAGCCAGAGTATGGCCGAGAGGGCTGCCGTGGCCTCCTCCCCCACGCACACCAAGAGACACCCAGAGCCTGTGGCTTGTCGGGGCATAAGTCAGTCCAATGATGACCAGCCCATGGACCTGACAAAAGGGAAGCGTGATCGAGGGGGCTCTATGGGCTCTGACCCTCTGACTCCCTCATCCACAGCCTCTTCCGTTTCCCCTTCCTCAATGGTGACCCCTGCTAAGATGACAGTGGTCTCTCCCTTCACATCCAGCAGTCCGTTACATGAAAACGCTCTGTCGGACATCTCCGACATGCTGAGGAACCTGACGCAATCATCACACCACGTCTCCAAGCCCCCCTCCAGGACGCGGATCACAGAGCGGGTCACAGATGTAGTGGGCTCCACCACCCAAGATGAGGCTGAGGGGTCCATGGCCAATAAGAGGAAGGGCCGTCAGTCCAATTGGAACCCCCAGCACCTGCTTCTCCTACAGGCCCAGTTCTCTTCCAGCCTCAGGCCGACATCCGAGGGCAAGTACATCATGTCCGACCTGAGCCCCCAGGAGAGGATGCACGTGTCCCGCTTCACGGGCCTCTCCATGACCACCATCAGTCACTGGCTGGCCAACGTCAAGTACCAGCTGAGGAGAACCGGCAGGACCAAGTTCCTCAAGAACCTGGACTCAGGCCAGCCGGTGTTCTTCTGCAGCGAGTGCGCTTCACAGATCCGGACCCCCGCTGCCTACATTTGCCACCTGGAGGCCCACCTGGGCTTCCGACTGAAGGACCTGGCCAAGCTCTCCCCCAAACAGACCCTGAGGGACTCCTCGAAAGGTGGGTCTGATGAACTGCCCCTCCTGGaccctttcctcttctcttctgcaCCCTCTTCTCAGTCACAAGAGGAGGGCAGTGGGACTGTGTACCGGTGCCAGCTGTGTATCCGTAAGTTTGCCAGTAAGCATGCCATCAAGCTCCACCTCAGCAAGAGCCATGGGAAGTCCCCAGAGGACCATCTCCTGTATGTCTCTGGGATGGGGAAACACTAG